One genomic region from Streptomyces sp. NBC_00457 encodes:
- a CDS encoding bifunctional DNA primase/polymerase: MSSSTRNETLSDRFDVSGVTADGAAWLASAGAYPRSALALWEERPDAPVVLPCGTAFDVVSVPAVFGRQMLDRLWDEGPGSGPVAVFRGRMLLFAGTGTAHRLPSLLEWEEWAGRSGGIPPLLCHGHGDAVTLPAPLGAVGLHSRWLVAPDTRHPWLPGPEILLWAAVRAARTTVRISIFPPADQGAKVYDVSRRR; the protein is encoded by the coding sequence ATGAGCAGCAGCACCCGCAATGAGACGTTGTCCGATCGATTCGACGTATCCGGTGTCACCGCGGACGGTGCAGCGTGGCTGGCGTCGGCCGGGGCGTACCCGCGGAGCGCTCTCGCGCTGTGGGAGGAGCGGCCGGACGCGCCGGTCGTGCTGCCGTGCGGTACTGCCTTCGATGTCGTGAGCGTGCCCGCGGTCTTCGGGCGGCAGATGCTGGACCGGTTGTGGGACGAGGGACCGGGGTCCGGGCCGGTCGCGGTGTTCCGGGGGCGGATGCTGCTGTTCGCCGGGACGGGTACGGCACACCGGCTGCCGTCGCTGCTGGAATGGGAGGAGTGGGCCGGCCGGAGCGGTGGAATCCCGCCACTGCTCTGCCACGGCCACGGTGACGCCGTGACCCTCCCCGCCCCCCTCGGTGCGGTCGGCCTCCACTCCCGCTGGCTCGTCGCCCCCGACACCCGTCACCCGTGGCTGCCGGGGCCGGAAATCCTGCTGTGGGCGGCCGTGCGGGCGGCCCGGACCACCGTACGGATATCGATTTTTCCTCCCGCCGATCAGGGTGCTAAGGTCTACGACGTCAGCAGGCGCCGCTAG
- a CDS encoding M6 family metalloprotease domain-containing protein — MPRQLSLTGLTHGVRRGFGWAAARPRLRSTAAVFTTMSALAATSLITGPSVAEPYSPASCALHRTDAHHSEGVDTWNAAYPRPARRLDAVMVFLSFPDSAPLTTPAELTADHFPVTSRFFERSSYGRFTLRPHPLRHWTRMPHSSMSYAIQRDWNSAHRAAFLRDAMRVADPHVDFSRYDIVYFVADPHAPGVDSDATKVVNLETPLRADGTDLRRVVTVFEQHPPDRLVLAHETGHVFDLPDLYHRPTDDEGDWDTYVGDWDLMGSQFGLAPDLFGWHKWKLGWLDGRQVRCVQGSGPTRLTLEPLSAGPDDPATGAAGAPSFGLGNGTKVAILRTGADTALAFEARGPVGNDATACRQGILVYRVRSGEASVGGPIQVIDAHPRTEACWANSVYPPLADAPVALGETFTVPGEGVRVEVEGRTAAGAWTVRITRA; from the coding sequence GTGCCACGTCAGCTCTCCCTCACCGGACTCACCCATGGGGTCCGCCGAGGGTTCGGCTGGGCGGCGGCGCGGCCCCGACTGCGCAGTACGGCCGCGGTGTTCACCACGATGTCCGCGCTCGCCGCGACATCCCTGATCACGGGCCCTTCGGTCGCCGAGCCGTACTCTCCGGCCTCGTGCGCCCTGCACCGCACCGACGCCCATCACTCCGAGGGCGTCGACACCTGGAACGCCGCCTATCCGCGCCCGGCCCGCCGGCTTGACGCGGTGATGGTGTTCCTGTCCTTCCCGGACTCCGCCCCGCTCACCACCCCCGCCGAACTGACCGCCGACCACTTCCCGGTCACCAGCCGCTTCTTCGAACGCTCTTCCTACGGCCGCTTCACCCTGCGCCCGCACCCGCTCCGGCACTGGACCCGGATGCCGCACTCGTCGATGTCGTACGCCATACAGCGCGACTGGAATTCCGCGCACCGGGCGGCCTTCCTGCGCGACGCCATGCGGGTGGCCGACCCGCACGTCGACTTCTCCCGCTACGACATCGTCTACTTCGTCGCCGATCCGCACGCCCCCGGCGTCGACTCGGACGCGACGAAGGTCGTCAACCTGGAGACTCCGCTGCGCGCCGACGGCACGGACCTGCGCCGGGTCGTCACGGTCTTCGAACAGCATCCGCCGGACCGGCTGGTCCTGGCCCATGAGACCGGGCATGTCTTCGACCTGCCCGACCTGTACCACCGGCCGACGGACGACGAGGGCGACTGGGACACCTATGTCGGCGACTGGGACCTGATGGGCAGCCAGTTCGGCCTGGCGCCCGACCTGTTCGGCTGGCACAAGTGGAAGCTGGGCTGGCTGGACGGCCGGCAGGTGAGATGCGTGCAGGGCAGCGGGCCCACCCGGCTGACCCTGGAGCCGCTGTCGGCGGGCCCGGACGACCCGGCGACCGGCGCCGCGGGCGCCCCGTCCTTCGGCCTCGGCAACGGCACCAAGGTGGCCATCCTCCGCACCGGCGCCGACACGGCCCTCGCCTTCGAGGCCCGCGGCCCCGTCGGCAACGACGCGACGGCCTGCCGCCAGGGCATCCTCGTCTACCGCGTCCGCAGCGGCGAGGCATCCGTCGGTGGCCCGATCCAGGTCATCGACGCCCACCCCCGCACCGAGGCCTGCTGGGCGAACTCCGTCTACCCACCCCTCGCGGACGCCCCGGTCGCCCTCGGCGAGACCTTCACCGTGCCGGGCGAAGGGGTCCGGGTGGAGGTGGAGGGGCGGACGGCGGCGGGGGCGTGGACGGTGAGGATCACGAGAGCGTGA
- a CDS encoding putative bifunctional diguanylate cyclase/phosphodiesterase → MSGTSEGPAPTADLMQLAVTESDEMLSSGTTPDTLTPPVDFRSAFSAAPLAMAVVDREGLVVSANEALGALLGAQAEVLTGKLAADLVDLASDARTWHAYREVLRGRQARLRCTRRIKHPDGQAVWVQVTVGPLPDRAEAVLLSVFDISARRELQARLRHLQMHDPVTRLPNRTLFFERLSSALEADAYAEGGTGRIGLCYLDLDGFKAVNDTLGHRVGDRLLAAVAERLNRCADEAGYARASAPLVARLGGDEFALLVEDSTGTEQLADLAESVLRALQAPFDLSGQRLSVSASIGVVERRAAGTTATGLMQAADTTLYWAKADGKDRWTLFDPERNAHRMTRQALASTLRPAIERGEFTLEYQPLVGMEDGRLRGVEALVRWNHPQFGVLTPNRFIGLAEEDGSIVPLGRWVLATACRQARRWQVEHPDEPPLFVSVNVAVRQVWDSDLVADVAETLAETGLAPHLLQLELTESAVMGSAGRPLQALQALSEMGVGIAIDDFGTGYSNLAYLSRLPVSVLKLDGSFVRGFQYDSTDSTADKAVAPNPADEVIVEAMIQLAHRLGLTVTAECVETSAQATRLRHIGCDTGQGWLYSRPVPPDRISELLGPPEVQAAVGNP, encoded by the coding sequence GTGAGCGGAACGTCCGAAGGGCCGGCGCCCACGGCAGATCTCATGCAACTTGCCGTCACAGAGAGTGATGAAATGTTGTCGTCCGGCACCACTCCGGACACTCTGACCCCACCAGTCGACTTCCGTTCCGCGTTCTCCGCGGCCCCGCTCGCGATGGCCGTGGTCGACCGCGAGGGCCTGGTCGTCAGCGCCAATGAAGCGCTCGGCGCTCTACTCGGCGCGCAGGCAGAGGTGTTGACCGGCAAACTGGCCGCCGATCTGGTGGACCTGGCGTCCGACGCCCGTACCTGGCACGCGTATCGCGAGGTGCTGCGCGGGCGGCAGGCGCGGCTGCGCTGTACGCGTCGTATCAAGCATCCCGACGGGCAGGCGGTGTGGGTGCAGGTCACGGTCGGGCCGCTGCCGGACCGGGCCGAGGCGGTGCTGCTGTCCGTCTTCGACATCAGTGCCCGGCGTGAACTCCAGGCGCGGCTGCGGCACTTGCAGATGCACGACCCGGTGACCCGGCTGCCCAACCGCACGCTGTTCTTCGAGCGTCTGTCGTCCGCGCTGGAGGCGGATGCGTACGCGGAGGGCGGCACCGGACGGATCGGGCTGTGCTACCTGGACCTCGACGGCTTCAAGGCGGTCAACGACACGCTCGGCCACCGGGTCGGCGACCGGCTGCTGGCCGCCGTGGCGGAGCGCCTCAATCGCTGTGCGGACGAGGCCGGTTACGCCAGAGCGAGCGCGCCGCTGGTGGCGCGGCTCGGCGGGGACGAGTTCGCCCTGCTGGTCGAGGACTCGACGGGTACCGAGCAACTCGCCGATCTGGCCGAGTCGGTGCTGCGGGCCCTGCAGGCGCCGTTCGACCTGTCCGGGCAGCGGCTGTCGGTCTCGGCGTCGATCGGCGTGGTGGAACGCCGGGCCGCCGGGACCACGGCGACCGGTCTGATGCAGGCCGCCGACACCACGCTGTACTGGGCGAAGGCCGACGGCAAGGACCGCTGGACGCTGTTCGATCCGGAGCGCAACGCCCACCGCATGACCCGTCAGGCCCTGGCCTCCACCCTCCGCCCGGCCATCGAGCGTGGTGAATTCACCCTCGAATACCAGCCGTTGGTGGGCATGGAGGACGGACGGCTGCGCGGGGTCGAGGCGTTGGTCAGATGGAACCATCCACAGTTCGGCGTACTGACGCCGAATCGGTTCATCGGATTGGCGGAGGAGGACGGTTCGATCGTTCCGCTGGGCCGCTGGGTGCTCGCCACGGCCTGCCGGCAGGCGCGGCGCTGGCAGGTGGAACACCCCGACGAACCCCCGCTGTTCGTCAGCGTCAATGTGGCGGTCCGCCAGGTCTGGGACTCGGACCTGGTGGCGGACGTGGCCGAGACGCTGGCGGAGACGGGCCTCGCACCGCATCTGCTCCAGCTCGAACTCACCGAGTCCGCGGTGATGGGCTCGGCGGGCCGCCCCCTCCAAGCGCTCCAGGCGCTCAGCGAGATGGGCGTGGGCATCGCGATCGACGACTTCGGCACCGGCTACTCGAACCTGGCCTACCTCAGCCGGCTGCCGGTGTCGGTGCTGAAGCTCGACGGGTCGTTCGTACGGGGCTTCCAGTACGACAGCACCGACAGCACCGCCGACAAGGCCGTCGCGCCCAACCCGGCGGACGAGGTCATCGTCGAGGCGATGATCCAGCTCGCCCACCGGCTGGGGCTGACCGTCACGGCGGAGTGCGTGGAGACGTCGGCGCAGGCCACCCGGCTCCGTCACATCGGCTGCGACACCGGGCAGGGGTGGCTGTACTCCCGTCCGGTGCCGCCGGATCGTATCTCCGAGCTGCTGGGCCCGCCCGAAGTTCAGGCGGCGGTCGGCAACCCGTAG